A segment of the Terriglobia bacterium genome:
CCCGGCAAAGCCGTCTTCGTCCGCGGCGCCCAACCGAAAAAGTAGGCTGCTTGCTGCCGGCGTCCTGCGTGCAGAGACGGCTGTCAGCCTGGTGATGCAAAGACCGCTGCAGGAATTCTCGCGCGCTCTGTGTCCTGCCGTTTGATTTGCGCGTGAGATTTCGATTACAAATGGGACTGTGGCTTCTCGACATGTCACTCCCTATTCAGTAATGGCGCAGCATTCAGTCCAACGGAACGACTAAAGTTATGGAACACCCGGGCCAGGTATTGCTCGAGCTCTTCCTGATGTATGCGGGAGGAAAGCTGCTGGCGGAAATCGCCGAGCGGCTCCGGCAGCCCGGAGTTTTGGGCGAGTTGATTGCAGGCGTGTTGCTGGGGCCGTCGCTGCTCCACCTGGTCCATCTCACCGAACTGAACCAGGGCATCGCTGAAATCGGAGCGGTGTTTCTGCTCTTCACCGTTGGCCTGGAAACAAAGCCCAGCGACCTTCTGGAAGTGGGCTGGACGGCTGTCGCCGTCGGGGTCCTGGGCGTCATCCTGCCTTTTGTGCTGGGCCTCTTGTACATGAAGTTTGCCGGCCACACGACGGTCGAGTCGATTTTTGTGGGCGCTGCAATGGTGGCGACCAGCGTGGGCATTACCGCCAGAGTTTTGGGGGATTTGGGCGCCCTGTCAACCCGCGCGGCCCGCGTGATTCTGGCAGCAGCCGTGTTGGATGACATTCTGGGCTTGCTGGTGCTTGCCGTGGTCAGCAGCCTTTCAACCGGAGAAATCCATTACCTCCAATTGCTCACAGTCGCCGCCGAGGCCGTGGGCTTCACGCTTCTGATCGTGTTTTTGGGCTCGCGGCTGATTGGCCGGTTTCAGCCTCAGGTCGAAAAACTTCGCGCGCGCGATTCCGCTTTCATCCTTTCAATCATCCTCTGCCTGGGACTCTCTCTCGCATCTGTTTACATCGGCATCGCCGCCATTGTCGGAGCGTTCCTGTCCGGGCTGGCGTTTGCCGACCACAGCGAGCGGTGGAAGCTGCAAGAGAACGCTCATCCGCTCAGCGAATTCCTGGCGCCTTTCTTTTTTGTGATGCTCGGGGTGCAGGTGAACGTCGAGACGCTTGCGAAGCCCAGCATCCTGGGCCTTGCCGCCATCATCTGTATCCTGGCCATCCTCGGAAAGCTTGTGGGCTGCGGGTTTGGCGCCTTCGGTATGAATTTCAAGGACAAGTTGCGCGTTGGCATTGGGATGGTACCGCGGGGAGAAGTCGGGTTGATCGTGGCGGGCGTGGGTTTGACCCTGCACACCATTTCCGAAGCCGTCTATTCCATCGTTCTGCTGATGAGCATAGTCACCACCCTTGTAGCGCCTCCATTCCTCCGCATGGTGATGCCCTTTCCGTCGAAGGAGGCGTCGCCTCCTGAGGCCCTGCCCCAGGACGAAGGGCGCTCAGCCGAAGTCTCTCTCGAAGAATAAGGCCGGTTGGCTTGATGGACCAACCATCTCTCGATCGCTGGCTGTGCTCCCAGCGCGTACGTTCGGCGCCGCAGGAAATCAATGTCCATGGTGTTTTCAGTTGCTACCTGTATTGTGCTTGGCCTATACTTCACCCTTCAATTTATAAGGGGGCTTCATCATGGGAAAATCAGGAGTTGGACGGCGTGACTTCATGAGAGCGGCGGGCGCGTCTGCAGCGGCACTGGGAGCGGCTGGGACCCTTGGGGCGCAGAGCCAGGAATCGAAACATGCCGATGTTCCACTTGCTCCCGCAACCAAATTTCCCAAGCTTGCATTCATTACCAATTACTCGCGTCAGAAGCTGGCCTTTGCGACCGAAACAGGATATGAAGGCGTAGTGGTAAAGGCCGGGAAGGAATTCAACCCTTACCTGAGCGACTCTCAGATCGACCAGATTCTTGCGACTTCCCGCGAAACAGGCTGCCGGATCATCAGCGTCGAAGGATTTTATGATCTACAGGGAAAAGGCATCAACCACATTGACCCTGACCCCGCGGCGCGGCGCTCGTCAAATGAGAAGTTTATTCATTACCTCGAGTTTGCTCATCGACTGGGCTGCAAATTCGTGGGCGCCTTCAGCGGGGGAATTCCCGGGGCCAGTTTTGACCGGCAGGCGAAAGAGCTTGCGGAAGTATTCCATGACAAATTCCTCCCGGTGTGCCAGAAGCTCGACGTCTCAATGGGGTGGGAGAATTATCCCACGGCGATCAATTTCGCCACCGTCCCGGCGGCCTGGGAGAAAGTGTTTGAGCTGATTCCGGACCACCACTTTGGGATGGAATTTGATCCCTCTCATCTGGTCCGGCAATACATCGATCCTTATGTGGCCGTGTGGAACATCCGTGACCGCCTGCTGGCCATCCATCTGAAAGACACGGAAATCACTCAGCCGGTCCTCCAGCAGGTCGGAATTCGTGGGGATGGCTGGTGGCGCTATCGGATTCCCGGCCAGGGATTGATCGACTGGCCTCGCTTTTTCACCGTGCTTCTTCAGACTGGATTCAATGGCGGCGCAGCCGTTGAGCACGAAGACAAGTTCTGGGATGCGCCTCCGAGTGACGGTGCTGCGGAATTTCCGCAGGCCCGCAAGGACGGGTTCATCCTGGCCTATCGCTTCTTGCGGCAATTTCTTCCGGGCCGCCTCAGTTGATGTGTCCGGGAAGGCGCAACGGTTGCGTCTGCCATTCTGGTCCCGCAAAGCGGGAGAAGAATCTGCTTTTGATCTGTGTACTGAAGATAAAGCAGGTTCCTCAGGCCGATAAGAACGGCGGCCCTTCGGAATGACGAACGAGGTTGCCTTTTCACCGAGCTGTTACACCTCGACAACTCCATGATGAAGCCCACACTGACCTGCACGCGCGTTTCGTTGATTTTCTTCCTTACCTTTGTCCCGGCCGTCTGTCTCGCCGCCGGGCCGCGGCCTTTTACGATCGAGCAGGTGATGAGCGTGCCGTTTCCAGCCGAGCTAACGGCGGCGCCCGCGGGCGCCAAAGCTGCGTGGGTTTTTAATGCCGCGGGAGCGCGCAACATCTGGGTGGCGGAAGTGCAGCCCAATGGGAGCAACTTTGCCGCGCGCCAGCTTACCAGCTATTCCGGGGATGACGGCCAGGACGTTGGAGATATCGCCTGGCTTCCGGACGCTTCCGCCGTTGTCTATGTGCGCGGCGGCGACCTGGAAGACGCGGGCGCGCCCTATCCGAACCCCGCGAGCGTACCGCAAGGCGTCGAGCAGAACGTATGGCTCATGCCGCTCACTGGTGACGCTCCGCAACTCCTGGGCGAAGGCTACGCGCCCGCAGTTTCACCCAAAGGCACGAGCGTCGCCTTCCTTTGCAAGGGACAGGTGTGGCTGGTCAGCATCAATCCGGCGGGCAAGGCGGCGCAGCTCATTCACGCAGAGGGCTCGACAGGATCGCTGCGCTGGTCGCCGGACGGCACGAAACTCGCTTTTGTGAGCAACCGCGGTGACCACTGGCTGATCGGCGTTTACGATTTCGCGCAACAAAGCGTCCATTATCTCGACCCCAGCGTTGACCTTGACTCGAATCCCGTCTGGTCGCCGGACGGAAAACAGATTGCCTTCATCCGGATTCCTGCCTCGGAGCACGAGAGAATCTTTGGCCCCGCGCGCACCGGCGTCCCGTGGTCCATCCGGGTTGCGGATGTTGCAAGCGGCGTCGGGAAGGAAATCTGGAAGGCGCAGGAAGGTGCGGGCAGCGTGTTCCACGGGGTCCATGGCGCCCATCAGTTGCTTTGGGCGGATGGTAATCTTCTCGTGTTTCCGTGGGAGCGCGACGGCTGGCTGCACCTTTATACGGTTCCGGTCGAAGGAGGAGCGGCGCGGCTGCTGACCTCGGGGGACTACATCGTGGAGGACGTGACGCTCACGCCGGACCGTCGCGAGCTGGTCTTTAACTCCAATGAAAATGATGTTGACCGCCGGCACCTCTGGAAGGAGTTCGTCACAGGAGACCATCCGGAGCCTTTGACCCGCGGTGATGGAATTGAGTGGTCGCCTGTGGTGGCAAACCAGGGTGACGCCGTCATCCTGTTGCACTCAGATGCGAAACTTCCGGCGCGGCCTGCGGTTCTCGAGCCTTCCGGCAAACTCCGCGATCTTGCCCCGGACGCCATTCCGGCCGATTTTCCGGCGCACGAAATGGCGACGCCGCAACCCGTGATGATTTCCGCCGCGGACGGCCTTCGCATCCACGCCCAATTATATCTGCCCGCAAACGACCATGACGGCGTACGGCATCCAGCCGTTGTGTTTGTCCACGGAGGTTCGCAGCGGCAGATGCTGCTGGGCTGGCATTACATGGGCTATTACAGCAATGCGTACGCGCTCGACCAGTTTCTGGTCAGCCGTGGTTATGTTGTGCTTTCCATCAACTATCGCGGCGGCATCGGCTATGGCCTGGATTTCCGCGAGGCGCCCAATTACGGGGCCAGTGGC
Coding sequences within it:
- a CDS encoding cation:proton antiporter — translated: MEHPGQVLLELFLMYAGGKLLAEIAERLRQPGVLGELIAGVLLGPSLLHLVHLTELNQGIAEIGAVFLLFTVGLETKPSDLLEVGWTAVAVGVLGVILPFVLGLLYMKFAGHTTVESIFVGAAMVATSVGITARVLGDLGALSTRAARVILAAAVLDDILGLLVLAVVSSLSTGEIHYLQLLTVAAEAVGFTLLIVFLGSRLIGRFQPQVEKLRARDSAFILSIILCLGLSLASVYIGIAAIVGAFLSGLAFADHSERWKLQENAHPLSEFLAPFFFVMLGVQVNVETLAKPSILGLAAIICILAILGKLVGCGFGAFGMNFKDKLRVGIGMVPRGEVGLIVAGVGLTLHTISEAVYSIVLLMSIVTTLVAPPFLRMVMPFPSKEASPPEALPQDEGRSAEVSLEE
- a CDS encoding sugar phosphate isomerase/epimerase, which translates into the protein MGKSGVGRRDFMRAAGASAAALGAAGTLGAQSQESKHADVPLAPATKFPKLAFITNYSRQKLAFATETGYEGVVVKAGKEFNPYLSDSQIDQILATSRETGCRIISVEGFYDLQGKGINHIDPDPAARRSSNEKFIHYLEFAHRLGCKFVGAFSGGIPGASFDRQAKELAEVFHDKFLPVCQKLDVSMGWENYPTAINFATVPAAWEKVFELIPDHHFGMEFDPSHLVRQYIDPYVAVWNIRDRLLAIHLKDTEITQPVLQQVGIRGDGWWRYRIPGQGLIDWPRFFTVLLQTGFNGGAAVEHEDKFWDAPPSDGAAEFPQARKDGFILAYRFLRQFLPGRLS
- a CDS encoding prolyl oligopeptidase family serine peptidase, whose translation is MMKPTLTCTRVSLIFFLTFVPAVCLAAGPRPFTIEQVMSVPFPAELTAAPAGAKAAWVFNAAGARNIWVAEVQPNGSNFAARQLTSYSGDDGQDVGDIAWLPDASAVVYVRGGDLEDAGAPYPNPASVPQGVEQNVWLMPLTGDAPQLLGEGYAPAVSPKGTSVAFLCKGQVWLVSINPAGKAAQLIHAEGSTGSLRWSPDGTKLAFVSNRGDHWLIGVYDFAQQSVHYLDPSVDLDSNPVWSPDGKQIAFIRIPASEHERIFGPARTGVPWSIRVADVASGVGKEIWKAQEGAGSVFHGVHGAHQLLWADGNLLVFPWERDGWLHLYTVPVEGGAARLLTSGDYIVEDVTLTPDRRELVFNSNENDVDRRHLWKEFVTGDHPEPLTRGDGIEWSPVVANQGDAVILLHSDAKLPARPAVLEPSGKLRDLAPDAIPADFPAHEMATPQPVMISAADGLRIHAQLYLPANDHDGVRHPAVVFVHGGSQRQMLLGWHYMGYYSNAYALDQFLVSRGYVVLSINYRGGIGYGLDFREAPNYGASGASEFSDVEGAGLYLRSRNDVDPNRIGIWGGSWGGYLTALALARSSDLFAAGVDISGVHNWNFEIPDWVPSYYEQRQPETMRVAFESSPLAYVKTWRSPVLLIQGDDDRTVPFKEMVHMVEALRQEHVTLQQIVFPDEIHDFLLHSTWLRAYHAASDFFDHYLGSDLAKR